One Ethanoligenens harbinense YUAN-3 genomic window carries:
- a CDS encoding GDSL-type esterase/lipase family protein, producing MPHVEKGCISGQPQDVPAVALVGDSLVEYFPIDELYQGPVRLYNRGVAGDTTYDILARLDGAVASLRPDTVIILAGVNDLMPFVPHNTKEEIVSRIVEIGKRTVAAMPGVRICVQSLYPVHEADGQGLLNAAGNAAIRAINRLLREQCIANGFTYIDVHSHLLDNAGQLDAHLTLDGLHVNRGAYEIILELLRPYFANVGDEPVT from the coding sequence ATGCCGCACGTTGAGAAAGGTTGCATCTCCGGGCAGCCGCAGGATGTGCCCGCCGTGGCGTTGGTCGGCGACTCGCTGGTGGAATATTTTCCTATAGATGAACTGTATCAGGGGCCTGTCCGTCTCTACAACCGCGGCGTTGCGGGGGACACCACGTATGATATTCTGGCGCGGTTGGATGGAGCGGTCGCTTCCCTCCGGCCGGACACCGTCATTATTCTGGCGGGGGTGAACGACCTGATGCCGTTTGTGCCGCATAATACCAAGGAGGAGATCGTGTCCCGCATCGTGGAGATCGGGAAACGGACCGTGGCGGCCATGCCGGGTGTGCGTATCTGTGTGCAGTCGCTCTACCCCGTGCATGAAGCGGATGGACAGGGACTCTTGAACGCCGCGGGCAACGCGGCTATCCGCGCCATCAACAGGCTGCTGCGGGAGCAATGCATCGCCAATGGGTTCACCTATATCGATGTCCACTCCCATCTGCTGGACAATGCCGGGCAGTTGGACGCGCACCTGACGCTGGACGGTCTCCACGTCAACAGGGGCGCCTATGAAATCATTCTGGAACTGCTCCGGCCGTATTTTGCCAACGTCGGGGACGAACCGGTGACATAA
- a CDS encoding ferritin family protein — translation MMDYPNPYAPYPGEPFPADTQGGTIPIIPVVQQYAAPVQNQPFDPVFVYPQNLPGALSLIGQAVAGESEDAQFYEWLLQRAPSPEDRQIITGIRNDELHHNGWFRQLYLELTGRPVPSMPGETFMPPANYCDGLRRAIQGEQHAVQNYRKILFALQNRVHINVLTEIITDELRHAVLYNYLYAKNSCKA, via the coding sequence ATGATGGATTATCCGAATCCGTATGCCCCGTATCCGGGCGAACCATTTCCGGCCGATACGCAGGGAGGCACCATCCCGATCATTCCGGTTGTACAGCAGTATGCCGCACCCGTTCAGAACCAGCCGTTCGATCCGGTTTTTGTCTATCCGCAGAACCTGCCTGGCGCACTTTCGCTGATCGGGCAGGCGGTGGCGGGCGAATCGGAGGATGCACAGTTTTATGAATGGCTGCTCCAGCGTGCGCCTTCGCCCGAAGACCGGCAGATCATCACCGGCATCCGCAACGATGAGCTGCATCACAACGGCTGGTTCCGCCAGCTCTATCTGGAGCTGACCGGCAGGCCGGTGCCGTCTATGCCGGGTGAAACGTTCATGCCCCCCGCAAACTATTGCGACGGGCTCCGTCGGGCCATTCAGGGGGAGCAGCACGCCGTGCAGAACTACCGCAAGATCTTGTTTGCCCTGCAAAACCGCGTACATATCAATGTGTTGACAGAGATCATCACCGACGAGCTTCGTCACGCCGTTCTGTATAATTACCTGTATGCCAAAAACAGCTGCAAGGCATGA
- a CDS encoding 4Fe-4S binding protein, whose product MPNRISRIPVIRIVRAVSQVLFFIFLPGVYFSAFSGVQQIVQSILNHSFNPAVLLPQIVATVAVIPLTMVLGRFFCGWMCAFGSMGDFIYEISSKIWKRKPRISERLDRVLKLVKYVWLAVLVVVVWALGSKLFASADPWDAFGMLFTFGKAPALSLVLTTLLPAFFLLVGIMVGSVFVHRFFCRYLCPLGAIFAIVSKVRVTHIQKERTSCGKCRACTNACPMGIALYRSDKVRSGECIACMACVAVCPRKNATLAISESSVRPAAAGVMAAAVMAGTYYAGTFSTNLLSSNTATAAGAASSDQGSTAGSASLEGSQTAPSSSSSAAASSQTSSGYKDGVYQGTGTGFRGGTTTVSVTVQDGRIMSVSTVSTQDDTSFYSRAYPTITQAIIRSQSAQVDAVSGATYSSRGIMEAVANALSKAL is encoded by the coding sequence ATGCCTAATCGAATATCCAGAATCCCGGTCATCCGCATCGTTCGCGCCGTTTCACAGGTTTTGTTTTTCATATTCCTGCCGGGCGTTTATTTCAGTGCCTTCAGCGGCGTGCAGCAGATCGTTCAGAGCATTCTGAACCACAGCTTCAATCCGGCGGTTTTGCTGCCGCAGATCGTTGCCACGGTGGCCGTCATTCCGCTGACGATGGTGTTGGGGCGGTTCTTTTGCGGGTGGATGTGCGCGTTTGGTTCGATGGGTGACTTCATCTATGAGATTTCCTCAAAAATCTGGAAACGCAAACCCCGCATCAGCGAGCGGCTCGACCGTGTGCTCAAGCTGGTGAAGTATGTTTGGCTGGCGGTTCTGGTTGTGGTGGTGTGGGCGCTGGGCTCCAAACTGTTTGCGTCTGCCGACCCGTGGGATGCGTTCGGCATGCTGTTCACGTTCGGGAAAGCGCCGGCGCTTTCTCTGGTGCTTACCACGTTGCTGCCTGCGTTTTTCCTGCTGGTGGGGATCATGGTCGGCTCGGTGTTCGTCCACCGCTTTTTCTGCCGGTATCTTTGCCCGCTGGGCGCCATTTTTGCCATCGTATCCAAAGTACGGGTGACGCATATACAAAAAGAAAGGACATCCTGCGGCAAGTGCCGCGCATGCACCAACGCATGCCCCATGGGCATTGCGCTGTATCGCAGCGACAAGGTCCGGTCCGGGGAATGCATCGCATGCATGGCCTGTGTTGCCGTCTGCCCGCGCAAAAACGCCACGCTTGCCATTTCGGAGAGCAGTGTGCGGCCCGCGGCCGCCGGTGTGATGGCGGCCGCCGTGATGGCCGGCACGTATTATGCCGGCACGTTTTCCACCAATCTGCTGAGCAGCAATACCGCGACGGCGGCTGGTGCGGCATCTTCCGATCAGGGGAGTACCGCGGGCAGCGCGTCCCTGGAGGGTTCACAGACTGCACCGTCGTCTTCCTCCTCGGCAGCCGCGTCCTCCCAGACATCTTCCGGCTATAAAGATGGTGTCTATCAGGGCACGGGCACAGGCTTCCGCGGCGGCACCACGACGGTTTCCGTCACTGTGCAAGACGGCAGGATAATGAGTGTGAGCACGGTTTCCACACAGGATGACACGTCGTTCTACAGCCGCGCGTATCCGACCATCACGCAGGCGATCATCCGTTCACAGTCCGCGCAGGTCGATGCCGTTTCCGGCGCTACCTACAGCAGCCGCGGCATCATGGAGGCTGTTGCCAATGCGCTGAGCAAGGCGCTGTAA
- a CDS encoding FAD:protein FMN transferase — protein sequence MQGFSQQRDALHCRFLSLGTLNEIDLFAEAADALAMAEKRVREIDDCMSVFKPDSDIFRLNAFAGRKAVELHPETLALLALAKTIHAESRGAFDITVRPLTKLWAIEKNRETVPAEREIARARKLVDSRKLVCDAKHARAFLKRSGQAVDLGGIAKGYAADEVKRILSENGVQNALINLGGNIAAVGTRPDGSPWHIGIQNPAAARGTYIAVLSIADCSVVTSGSNERFFIRDGVRYHHILDPRTGWPVQNGLLSVTVVCRRSVIADALSTALFAGGMRYLPLLRQYDAEAVIATERGELYATPGLSGRLEIVSDQTEKRSQRHA from the coding sequence ATGCAGGGGTTTTCTCAACAAAGGGACGCGCTGCACTGCCGTTTCCTGTCACTGGGCACCCTGAATGAGATTGATTTGTTTGCGGAAGCGGCGGACGCACTGGCGATGGCGGAAAAACGGGTGCGGGAAATCGACGATTGCATGTCCGTTTTCAAGCCGGACAGCGACATCTTCCGATTGAATGCTTTTGCCGGACGCAAAGCGGTGGAGCTGCATCCGGAAACACTGGCGCTGCTCGCATTGGCCAAAACCATCCACGCAGAGTCGCGGGGGGCGTTTGACATCACGGTGCGCCCGCTGACGAAACTATGGGCGATTGAAAAAAACAGGGAGACCGTCCCGGCCGAGCGCGAAATCGCCCGTGCGCGGAAGCTGGTGGACAGCCGGAAGCTGGTCTGCGATGCAAAACATGCGCGCGCTTTTTTAAAGAGATCGGGGCAGGCGGTCGATCTTGGCGGTATCGCCAAAGGCTATGCCGCGGATGAAGTGAAGCGCATCCTGTCGGAAAACGGCGTGCAAAACGCGCTCATCAATCTGGGTGGAAACATCGCCGCTGTCGGCACGCGGCCTGATGGGAGCCCATGGCATATCGGCATACAGAATCCGGCGGCGGCGCGGGGCACCTATATAGCCGTGCTCTCCATTGCCGACTGCTCGGTCGTCACATCGGGCAGCAACGAGCGGTTTTTCATACGGGACGGCGTGCGATACCATCACATTCTTGACCCGCGCACCGGCTGGCCCGTGCAGAATGGGCTTTTGAGCGTCACCGTGGTGTGCAGGCGGTCTGTGATAGCGGACGCGCTGTCTACCGCCCTGTTCGCAGGGGGAATGCGGTATCTTCCGCTTTTGCGCCAATATGACGCCGAAGCGGTGATCGCCACCGAACGTGGAGAACTGTATGCTACGCCGGGGCTTTCCGGCCGGTTGGAGATCGTATCGGACCAAACAGAAAAAAGGAGTCAGCGTCATGCCTAA